The sequence below is a genomic window from Pseudomonas cannabina.
AAGGCGTCGGACGCCATCACCGCACCCTGCACCTGCAAGCCGGCATGCTCGGCCTTGATGGCTGCGATGCGTGCGGAGTTCACGCGGCTCATCTGGCCTGCGCCGACGCCGATGGTCTGGCGGTTGCGGGCGTAGACGATGGCATTGGACTTCACGTACTTGGCGACTTTCCAGGCGAAGATCAGGTCATGCATTTCGTGTTCGGTCGGTGCACGCCGGGTGACGACCTTGAGGTCGGCTTCGGTAATCATGCCGATGTCGCGGCTCTGCACCAGCAGACCGCCATTGACACGCTTGTAGTCCCAGGCCGGCAGACGCTCGTTCCACTGGCCGCTGGTCAGCAGGCGCACGTTGGCTTTGCTGGCGATGATGGTGCGTGCTTCGGCGCTGACGCTCGGGGCGATGATCACCTCGACGAACTGACGCTCGACGATGGCCTTGGCGGTTGCCGCATCCAGCTCGCGGTTGAAGGCGATGATGCCGCCAAACGCCGATTCCGAGTCGGTGGCATAGGCCAGTTCGTAAGCCTGGCGGATGCCGCCTTCGTCATCCGGGCAGACTGCAACGCCGCACGGGTTGGCGTGCTTGACGATCACGCAGGCCGGCTTGACGAAGCTCTTGACGCATTCCAGTGCCGCATCGGTGTCGGCCACGTTGTTGAACGACAGCTCTTTGCCCTGCAACTGGGTCGCGGTGGCGATGCCGACTTCGGCAGGTTTGGCTTCAACGTAGAGCGCCGCGCTCTGGTGCGGGTTCTCGCCGTAGCGCATTTCCTGAGCCTTGACGAACTGGGTGTTGAAGGTGCGCGGGAACTGGCTGCGGCCTTCGGTGCTGAGGGTTTCGGCCGTCTGGTCGACGCCGCCCAGGTAGTTGGCGATCATGCCGTCATAGGCGGCGGTGTGCTCGAACGCCTTGAGCATCAGCTCGAAACGCTGCGCGTAGGTCAAGCCACCTGCCTTGAGGCTTTCCAGCACCCGGCCGTAGTCACCGGCGTTGACCACAATAGCGACGTCCTTGTGGTTCTTGGCAGCGGAACGGACCATGGTCGGGCCGCCGATGTCGATGTTTTCAATAGCAGTCGGCAAGTCGCAACCCGGTTTGGAAACCGTGGCTTCGAACGGGTACAGGTTGACCGCGACCAGATCGATCGGCTTGATGCCGTGCTCGTTCATGATGGCGTCGTCGACACCGCGACGGCCCAGAATGCCGCCGTGGATCTTCGGGTGCAGGGTCTTGACCCGGCCGTCCATCATTTCAGCGAAGCCGGTGTAATCGGCCACTTCGACCGCCGCAACGCCGTTGTCCTTGAGCAGCTTGAATGTACCGCCAGTGGAAAGAATCTCGACGCCAAGCGCTTCAAGCTCGCGGGCAAATTCGAGGATTCCTGTCTTGTCGGATACGCTGATCAGAGCGCGGCGGATCGGCAGGCGGGTAGTCTGGTCGGTCATCTCGGTTTCCATCAAAAGCAAAAGAAGTCAGCAAAAAAAACGACCGGGTGCAGGGAGGGCCGCTTTTTCTGTTTTGAATGCTTTAAAGCAGATCGTACTGTTTGAGTTTCTTGCGCAGCGTGCCGCGATTCAGCCCCAGCAGCTCGGAAGCCTTGGTCTGGTTGCCCTTGACGTAGTTCATCACGCTTTCCAGAAGCGGGGCCTCGACTTCCGACAACACCAGGTTGTAGACGTCAGTGACGGATGCGCCTTCGAGGTGGGCGAAATAATTGTGCAACGCCTTCTCGACGCTTCCGCGCAGGGTCTGACCCTCTTCGCTCGGCGTGTTGAGGTGCTGTTTCAAATTGACATTGTCGCTCACAGGGGCTGTTCCACTCACTAAAGTCTCGGTCATCAACGTCATGCGGCCACCTCTTTATCATTCTGGTTATCCGGGCCCTTGCAGCCTTGGCTGAAGAACTCCCGAACGTTGGCGCACTGTGCTTCCGTATCTTCCAAACGATTGAAAAGGGCGCGAAACTCTCTGGCGCCCGGCAGGGTTGCGAGATACCAGCCGACATGCTTGCGCGCGATACGCACACCCATCACGTCGCCATAGAAAACGTGGAGCGCTGCCAGATGCTCAAGCAGAATGCGTTCCACTTCACTCAACTGCAGGGCCGGCAGTGTTTCCCCGGTGCGCAGGTAGTGTTCTATCTCGCGAAAAATCCAGGGGCGCCCCTGGGCGGCCCTGCCAATCAGTAATCCGTCCGCGCCGGTGGCCTGGAGCACGCGCCGGGCCTTTTCCGGTGAATCGATGTCGCCATTGGCAAAGACCGGAATCGACACCGCTTGCTTGATCGTGGCGATGGTGTCGTACTCGGCTTCACCGGTGTAAAGGTCAGCCCGGGTGCGTCCGTGTACCGCCAATGCCTGAATGCCGGCCTGTTCGGCGATTTTCGCCACGGTCAGACCGTTGCGGTTGTCGCGATCCCAGCCCGTGCGGATCTTCAGCGTGACGGGCACATCGACTGCCGCCACCACGGCCTGCAGGATGTCATTGACCAGTTGTTCGTCTTTCAGCAGCGCCGAACCGGCCGCCTTGTTACAGACTTTCTTGGCCGGGCAGCCCATGTTGATGTCGATGATCTGGGCGCCCAGTTCGACATTGGCACGTGCCGCATCGGCCAGCATCTGCGGATCACCCCCGGCGATCTGTACCGAGCGGGGCTCGGGATCGCCTTCGTGGATCATGCGCAGACGCGATTTGCGGCTGTTCCACAGGCTCATGTCACTGGTGACCATTTCCGACACCACCAGCCCCGCACCGAGTTGTCGGCACAGCTGACGGAAAGGCTGGTCGGTGACGCCCGCCATCGGGGCGAGAACCAGGCCGTTGTGCACTGTATATGGGCCGATGCGTACTGCCGACATAGCCTTACCTGTTGTGGAGGCCAAATCATCCGCAGGCCGTGTAAAAAAAACGTTTCACCCGGTCTGCAACGGCCCGTCCAGCCAGCCGCTTGCGCCACCGTCAGATCGAACCGAGAGTTTGAAAAAGGGTTGACATGATACCCGCTCTCGATGACTGGATAAAGGCTGAATTGGATAAAATCTGAACAGCTGTCTTCGGCCCTTGAAGAACGTAATCAAGCGCCGATTCATAGAAAAACTTCGGTGATCATGCTGCGTTCTATAGCGCAAATCAGGCCAGTCAGGGCCGTTAAGGGAGTGGGTTGCGGTAATCGCCTGTCATTCGGGAGAGCGGAAGTTCAGGCTGTAATTCACCGCTTTGGCGCCCGGATCAAGGATGTCCAGCGCAATATGGATCGGCGTCTGCGGCGGCATCTCATCCTTGCCGGCCAGCTCGCCACTCAAGTATTCGCTCGGTTTGAACCGACGACTGGCAATCAACTGGCCGCTGGTGTCGGAAAAACGCAGCTCCAGCAGCGGGAATGGCTGAGAAAACGGTGCGCGGTTGTAGATGATCGCGTCGACCACCAGCGCCCCCTGAAAATCGGGGTGGCTGCGCACCACCAGATTGCTGCTCTTGAGTTGGGCAATGTCGACTTTACTCGGCACCTTGCAGCCAATCTGCGGGCAGATTTCCTGAAACCAGGGGCGGTATTGGTCTTGGCGCGCCAGTTGGTCGAAGTGATACCAGATGTATTGACCCGCCAGACCGGCCAGCGCCAGCACAACCAGCACGATC
It includes:
- the dusB gene encoding tRNA dihydrouridine synthase DusB — translated: MSAVRIGPYTVHNGLVLAPMAGVTDQPFRQLCRQLGAGLVVSEMVTSDMSLWNSRKSRLRMIHEGDPEPRSVQIAGGDPQMLADAARANVELGAQIIDINMGCPAKKVCNKAAGSALLKDEQLVNDILQAVVAAVDVPVTLKIRTGWDRDNRNGLTVAKIAEQAGIQALAVHGRTRADLYTGEAEYDTIATIKQAVSIPVFANGDIDSPEKARRVLQATGADGLLIGRAAQGRPWIFREIEHYLRTGETLPALQLSEVERILLEHLAALHVFYGDVMGVRIARKHVGWYLATLPGAREFRALFNRLEDTEAQCANVREFFSQGCKGPDNQNDKEVAA
- the purH gene encoding bifunctional phosphoribosylaminoimidazolecarboxamide formyltransferase/IMP cyclohydrolase — translated: MTDQTTRLPIRRALISVSDKTGILEFARELEALGVEILSTGGTFKLLKDNGVAAVEVADYTGFAEMMDGRVKTLHPKIHGGILGRRGVDDAIMNEHGIKPIDLVAVNLYPFEATVSKPGCDLPTAIENIDIGGPTMVRSAAKNHKDVAIVVNAGDYGRVLESLKAGGLTYAQRFELMLKAFEHTAAYDGMIANYLGGVDQTAETLSTEGRSQFPRTFNTQFVKAQEMRYGENPHQSAALYVEAKPAEVGIATATQLQGKELSFNNVADTDAALECVKSFVKPACVIVKHANPCGVAVCPDDEGGIRQAYELAYATDSESAFGGIIAFNRELDAATAKAIVERQFVEVIIAPSVSAEARTIIASKANVRLLTSGQWNERLPAWDYKRVNGGLLVQSRDIGMITEADLKVVTRRAPTEHEMHDLIFAWKVAKYVKSNAIVYARNRQTIGVGAGQMSRVNSARIAAIKAEHAGLQVQGAVMASDAFFPFRDGIDNAAKVGITAVIQPGGSMRDNEVIAAADEAGIAMVFTGMRHFRH
- the fis gene encoding DNA-binding transcriptional regulator Fis, whose product is MTLMTETLVSGTAPVSDNVNLKQHLNTPSEEGQTLRGSVEKALHNYFAHLEGASVTDVYNLVLSEVEAPLLESVMNYVKGNQTKASELLGLNRGTLRKKLKQYDLL